GATTGTCAACAACTTTTTTCATCTTTTTGCAAATTTTATTTCGCCTCTACATGTATGGATCTTTTATATTTAAAAGCACCAGATTCTGTCGCCTTACCCAAGCATCTGCCGTAATTCAGTCAGAATCTTCTTTTCTCTTCTAGAAACCTGCACCTGTGTCATCCCGAGTCTTTGCGCTGTTTGATTTTGTGTCTGATCCTGAAAATAACGAAACCAGACTAATTTTCGATCATTTGCAGGCAAATCTTTTAATGCTTCGCGAAGAGACATAGACTCTGTAATCCGTTCTTCTTCCGACTCAGTCGGTAAATCCAGTTGTCCCTCTTCATCGTTTTCTTCTGTTAAAGAAAGCGGCATTTGGCCTGCGCAGAGAGCTTCGGCTGCTTCTTCTGAAGAAACCCCCAATCCGGCTGCGACTTCGCTTACAGTCGGCTGCCGGCCTTCTTTTACTGCAAATGAGCTGCTCCAACGATTTGCTTTACAGGCAAGGCTCTGCAATGTTCTCCCCATCTTAACAGTATTGCCCTCTCGAAAGAGCTTTTTCATCTCGCCTAAAATAACCGGTACAGCATAAGTTGAAAAGCAGCAGCCACGATTCTCATCAAAGCGATCGGCAGCCTTTACCAATCCTTCACATCCAGCCTGAACAAGATCATCATAATCTGCGCCGCGCCCGAGAAATCGTCTGGCACAGGCAT
This genomic window from Caproicibacterium sp. BJN0003 contains:
- a CDS encoding sigma-70 family RNA polymerase sigma factor; translated protein: MDREKATQENIGLVHACARRFLGRGADYDDLVQAGCEGLVKAADRFDENRGCCFSTYAVPVILGEMKKLFREGNTVKMGRTLQSLACKANRWSSSFAVKEGRQPTVSEVAAGLGVSSEEAAEALCAGQMPLSLTEENDEEGQLDLPTESEEERITESMSLREALKDLPANDRKLVWFRYFQDQTQNQTAQRLGMTQVQVSRREKKILTELRQMLG